A genomic stretch from Helianthus annuus cultivar XRQ/B chromosome 1, HanXRQr2.0-SUNRISE, whole genome shotgun sequence includes:
- the LOC110943676 gene encoding gibberellin receptor GID1B — protein MVFMAASNEEIKPNEAKKVVPLHTWMLISHLKLSYNLLRRPDGTLRRELAEFLDRKAVANMVPVDGVYSFDVVNRTTGLFNRVYKPAPLDNGSLHRLATGILDFESPLSSSEIVPVIIFFHGGSFTHSSANSAIYDTFCRRLTRDVQGVVVSVNYRRSPEHRYPCAYEDGWEALQWVCSRSWLVSGKGRKVYVYLAGDSSGGNIAHNVAHQAVVSGVEVLGNVLLHPLFGGEKRTESERRLDGKYFVKLEDRDWYWRAFLPEGENRDHPACNVFGPRGCDLAGIKFSKTLVVIAGLDLVQDWQLEYVEGLKRFGHDVKVLFLEKASIGFYFFPNNEHFCKLMEEMKRFLKG, from the exons ATGGTATTCATGGCTGCTTCTAATGAAGAAATCAAACCGAACGAAGCTAAG AAAGTGGTTCCACTTCACACGTGGATGTTAATCTCCCATTTGAAACTGTCTTACAACTTGCTCCGGCGACCGGACGGCACACTCCGAAGAGAACTGGCCGAGTTTCTCGACCGAAAAGCCGTAGCAAACATGGTTCCGGTAGATGGTGTGTACTCGTTCGATGTAGTGAACCGCACCACCGGTTTGTTCAACCGGGTTTACAAACCTGCTCCACTGGACAACGGTTCACTCCATCGGCTTGCAACTGGTATCTTGGATTTTGAATCACCACTTAGTAGTAGTGAAATCGTACCGGTTATAATATTCTTTCACGGCGGAAGCTTCACCCATTCGTCCGCCAACAGTGCTATTTACGACACGTTTTGTCGGCGGCTCACTAGAGATGTACAAGGGGTTGTTGTGTCGGTAAACTACAGGCGGTCACCCGAGCATAGGTACCCTTGTGCTTATGAAGATGGGTGGGAAGCTTTACAATGGGTTTGTTCTAGATCATGGCTTGTGAGTGGTAAAGGACGTAAAGTGTATGTATATTTAGCTGGGGACAGCTCTGGTGGGAACATTGCTCACAATGTGGCCCACCAGGCTGTGGTTTCGGGTGTAGAAGTGTTGGGAAACGTTTTGTTGCATCCGTTGTTTGGTGGGGAAAAGCGTACCGAATCGGAGAGGAGATTGGATGGAAAATATTTTGTGAAGTTGGAAGATAGAGATTGGTATTGGAGGGCGTTTTTGCCCGAAGGCGAAAATAGAGATCATCCGGCGTGTAATGTGTTTGGGCCGCGTGGTTGTGATCTTGCGGGTATTAAGTTTTCGAAAACTTTGGTGGTTATTGCTGGGCTTGATCTTGTACAAGATTGGCAGTTGGAGTATGTTGAAGGGTTGAAGAGGTTCGGGCATGATGTGAAGGTTTTGTTTCTGGAGAAAGCGTCGATCGGGTTTTATTTTTTTCCGAATAATGAGCATTTTTGTAAGTTGATGGAGGAAATGAAGAGGTTTTTGAAAGGTTGA